One part of the Paroedura picta isolate Pp20150507F chromosome 5, Ppicta_v3.0, whole genome shotgun sequence genome encodes these proteins:
- the CERK gene encoding ceramide kinase isoform X2, which translates to MGDRSQLSSSLLLDQCAWQVTLAGEVLEWHKPRWEESFSVPTTEIIAVEEAETDKKQSNGRKWRKMAKQHAFTVYYVKRKQPHCWRCKEATFGCIDEQLCNQWIQALKEILDSQTSRPKHLLVYINPFSGKKQGERIYEQKVAPLFSLASISTEVIVTEHANHAKDDLSEVNLANYNGIVCVGGDGMFSEVMHGLIGRTQKDSGIDQNDPTARLVPCKTRIGIIPTGSTDCICYATVGINDPETSALHIILGDSQPLDVSSVHCNKTFLKYFVSLLGYGFYGDVLKDSEEKRWMGSVRYDFAGFKNFLSHQYYEGTVAFLPATYTVGSPRDGRTCKTKCRICKESKRQLEQLQKLEKDRHGYDRRDQWKVIKGKFLAINAANMSCACPRSPKGLSPSAHLGDGCADLILVHKCSRFNFLRYLIRHTNEDDQFNFTFVEAYRIRKFHFTAKHLEDSDDIKDMQKKHFGQFCRDHPACCCTFSSSTWNCDGETLESSAIEVQVHCQLISLFARGIEAPAKYEESPAMLEAASNPRHLNCSTKAKQQERNCLEK; encoded by the exons ATGGGGGACCGGAGCCAGCTCAGCTCTTCGCTGCTGCTGGACCAATGTGCCTGGCAGGTCACCTTAGCCGGGGAGGTCTTGGAATGGCACAAGCCCCGGTGGGAAG AGAGCTTTTCAGTGCCCACCACTGAGATTATCGCTGTGGAGGAAGCAGAAACTGATAAGAAACAATCTAATGGTCGAAAATGGCGGAAAATGGCAAAGCAGCATGCTTTCACAG TATATTATGTGAAAAGGAAACAACCTCACTGTTGGCGGTGCAAAGAAGCAACATTTGGGTGCATTGATGAGCAGCTTTGTAATCAATGGATACAGGCATTAAAGGAAATACTTGATTCACAGA CCTCTAGACCAAAGCACTTGCTTGTATATATTAATCCATTTAGTGGGAAAAAACAAGGGGAGAGGATATATGAACAGAAAGTCGCTCCGCTGTTTAGTCTGGCTTCCATCTCCACAGAAGTTATTG TCACTGAACATGCTAATCATGCTAAGGATGATTTGTCTGAAGTTAATCTAGCAAATTATAATGG TATTGTTTGTGTTGGTGGGGATGGAATGTTCAGTGAAGTGATGCATGGTCTGATTGGAAGAACACAGAAGGATTCTGGCATAGATCAAAATGATCCCACAGCACGATTAGTCCCTTGCAAAACAAGGATTGGCATAATCCCCACGG GTTCAACAGACTGCATATGCTATGCGACAGTTGGTATCAATGATCCAGAGACATCAGCGTTACATATAATTCTGG GGGACAGTcaacctctggatgtctcttcaGTACACTGCAATAAGACATTTCTGAAGTACTTTGTGTCACTTTTGGGGTATGGATTTTATGGAGATGTATTAAAAGACAGTGAAGAGAAACGCTGGATGGGATCTGTCAGATATGACTTTGCAG GTTTCAAGAATTTCCTTTCCCATCAGTACTATGAGGGCACTGTAGCCTTTCTTCCAGCAACATATACAGTAGGATCGCCAAGAGATGGAAGAACCTGTAAAACTAA GTGCCGCATTTGCAAAGAAAGCAAGCGACAGCTGGAACAGCTGCAGAAGTTGGAAAAAGACCGACATG GGTATGACAGAAGAGATCAATGGAAGGTTATTAAAGGAAAGTTCTTGGCCATCAATGCAGCCAATATGAGTTGTGCCTGCCCACGGAGTCCGAAAGGCCTTTCGCCATCTGCTCATTTGGGAGACGGCTGTGCAGACCTCATTCTCGTTCACAAATGCTCCCGATTCAATTTTCTGAGGTATCTCATAAGGCATACTAACGAGGATGATCAG TTTAACTTCACCTTCGTAGAGGCTTATCGGATCAGGAAATTTCACTTTACAGCAAAGCATCTGGAAGACAGCGATGACATCAAAGACATGCAAAAGAAGCACTTTGGGCAGTTCTGCAGAGACCACCCCGCTTGCTGCTGCACCTTTTCCAGCAGCACCTGGAACTGTGATGGGGAGACTCTGGAAAGTTCAGCCATCGAAGTCCA GGTTCACTGTCAGTTAATCAGCCTCTTTGCAAGAGGAATAGAGGCCCCCGCAAAATATGAAGAGTCGCCCGCCATGTTAGAAGCTGCATCTAACCCGAGACATCTGAACTGCTCTACAAAAGCTAAGCAACAGGAACGCAACTGCCTAGAGAAATAA
- the CERK gene encoding ceramide kinase isoform X1: MGDRSQLSSSLLLDQCAWQVTLAGEVLEWHKPRWEESFSVPTTEIIAVEEAETDKKQSNGRKWRKMAKQHAFTVYYVKRKQPHCWRCKEATFGCIDEQLCNQWIQALKEILDSQTSRPKHLLVYINPFSGKKQGERIYEQKVAPLFSLASISTEVIVTEHANHAKDDLSEVNLANYNGSFVDGGTFSIVCVGGDGMFSEVMHGLIGRTQKDSGIDQNDPTARLVPCKTRIGIIPTGSTDCICYATVGINDPETSALHIILGDSQPLDVSSVHCNKTFLKYFVSLLGYGFYGDVLKDSEEKRWMGSVRYDFAGFKNFLSHQYYEGTVAFLPATYTVGSPRDGRTCKTKCRICKESKRQLEQLQKLEKDRHGYDRRDQWKVIKGKFLAINAANMSCACPRSPKGLSPSAHLGDGCADLILVHKCSRFNFLRYLIRHTNEDDQFNFTFVEAYRIRKFHFTAKHLEDSDDIKDMQKKHFGQFCRDHPACCCTFSSSTWNCDGETLESSAIEVQVHCQLISLFARGIEAPAKYEESPAMLEAASNPRHLNCSTKAKQQERNCLEK, translated from the exons ATGGGGGACCGGAGCCAGCTCAGCTCTTCGCTGCTGCTGGACCAATGTGCCTGGCAGGTCACCTTAGCCGGGGAGGTCTTGGAATGGCACAAGCCCCGGTGGGAAG AGAGCTTTTCAGTGCCCACCACTGAGATTATCGCTGTGGAGGAAGCAGAAACTGATAAGAAACAATCTAATGGTCGAAAATGGCGGAAAATGGCAAAGCAGCATGCTTTCACAG TATATTATGTGAAAAGGAAACAACCTCACTGTTGGCGGTGCAAAGAAGCAACATTTGGGTGCATTGATGAGCAGCTTTGTAATCAATGGATACAGGCATTAAAGGAAATACTTGATTCACAGA CCTCTAGACCAAAGCACTTGCTTGTATATATTAATCCATTTAGTGGGAAAAAACAAGGGGAGAGGATATATGAACAGAAAGTCGCTCCGCTGTTTAGTCTGGCTTCCATCTCCACAGAAGTTATTG TCACTGAACATGCTAATCATGCTAAGGATGATTTGTCTGAAGTTAATCTAGCAAATTATAATGG CTCTTTTGTGGATGGAGGAACATTTAG TATTGTTTGTGTTGGTGGGGATGGAATGTTCAGTGAAGTGATGCATGGTCTGATTGGAAGAACACAGAAGGATTCTGGCATAGATCAAAATGATCCCACAGCACGATTAGTCCCTTGCAAAACAAGGATTGGCATAATCCCCACGG GTTCAACAGACTGCATATGCTATGCGACAGTTGGTATCAATGATCCAGAGACATCAGCGTTACATATAATTCTGG GGGACAGTcaacctctggatgtctcttcaGTACACTGCAATAAGACATTTCTGAAGTACTTTGTGTCACTTTTGGGGTATGGATTTTATGGAGATGTATTAAAAGACAGTGAAGAGAAACGCTGGATGGGATCTGTCAGATATGACTTTGCAG GTTTCAAGAATTTCCTTTCCCATCAGTACTATGAGGGCACTGTAGCCTTTCTTCCAGCAACATATACAGTAGGATCGCCAAGAGATGGAAGAACCTGTAAAACTAA GTGCCGCATTTGCAAAGAAAGCAAGCGACAGCTGGAACAGCTGCAGAAGTTGGAAAAAGACCGACATG GGTATGACAGAAGAGATCAATGGAAGGTTATTAAAGGAAAGTTCTTGGCCATCAATGCAGCCAATATGAGTTGTGCCTGCCCACGGAGTCCGAAAGGCCTTTCGCCATCTGCTCATTTGGGAGACGGCTGTGCAGACCTCATTCTCGTTCACAAATGCTCCCGATTCAATTTTCTGAGGTATCTCATAAGGCATACTAACGAGGATGATCAG TTTAACTTCACCTTCGTAGAGGCTTATCGGATCAGGAAATTTCACTTTACAGCAAAGCATCTGGAAGACAGCGATGACATCAAAGACATGCAAAAGAAGCACTTTGGGCAGTTCTGCAGAGACCACCCCGCTTGCTGCTGCACCTTTTCCAGCAGCACCTGGAACTGTGATGGGGAGACTCTGGAAAGTTCAGCCATCGAAGTCCA GGTTCACTGTCAGTTAATCAGCCTCTTTGCAAGAGGAATAGAGGCCCCCGCAAAATATGAAGAGTCGCCCGCCATGTTAGAAGCTGCATCTAACCCGAGACATCTGAACTGCTCTACAAAAGCTAAGCAACAGGAACGCAACTGCCTAGAGAAATAA